One part of the Cyclobacteriaceae bacterium genome encodes these proteins:
- a CDS encoding T9SS type A sorting domain-containing protein: MSKFFYFLWVVFMIVHGPSTVGYCYAQEIPTGAWRTHNSYNAIHAVALSASKVYAASSNGIVVVHADNSLSTLTKMDGLSGTDITSMAFDQPSSQLLISYADGMLDIVRASEIISFSSLKSSSTIPGSKKINHVYVSGGLAFLSADYGMVVFDLNQLQVKETWRDLGPAGQLLAIRQSTILGDSIFLATQNGVLAGLLTDNLLDFANWKRFNPGAFNSSVKSIAAFNGKVYAAIDGAGLYARENGIWTLAYFPGSGFGALTTTNNLFITEGNNLWSLNPSGTLTQIQHEKIQKPVYALQDGSGKFWIGDLRNGLVSDKAGSFQSYIPNGPTFSGAFRLALSPSNQVFATAGGYTVNFLPADKNEEVNVFASGMWSTAASLITTDVTDVDFKPGKIFASSFGGGLQVIDNGSSTIYNNGNSPLSTNRITAIASSPDGLWVTNYGSASSLHLLKNDNTWQSFSFPVVAAQFPTELLIDRIGQVWMVLNPTQGGGILVYNRERAQHVYLNEVAGSGALPSRSVFSIANDREGQVWVGTNAGVAYFPNPAQVFSGTVNSAKPVFEGRFLLRDETVTAIAVDGGNRKWMGTQRGLWLFDPFGEKQILNFNTANSPLLSDRIVDIEIQPITGEVFFATDKGIASYRSDATVSKPTFDLVKIFPNPVTAEFTGQVSISGLATDARVKITDIAGKLIWETMASGGTATWHVRDYNGKRAATGMYLVIAISQDGSNSVIGKIAVVN; the protein is encoded by the coding sequence CGTACCCATAATTCGTATAACGCCATACATGCCGTTGCCCTTAGCGCAAGTAAAGTTTATGCGGCATCTTCAAACGGCATTGTGGTTGTACATGCCGATAACAGCCTTTCAACCCTCACAAAAATGGATGGTTTAAGCGGCACTGACATCACTTCCATGGCGTTCGATCAACCAAGCAGTCAATTGCTCATTAGCTATGCCGATGGTATGTTGGATATCGTGCGTGCTTCAGAAATAATCTCTTTCAGCAGCCTGAAAAGCTCCTCAACTATACCGGGCTCGAAAAAGATCAACCATGTTTATGTGTCGGGTGGGCTTGCCTTTTTATCGGCCGATTATGGTATGGTCGTTTTTGATTTAAACCAACTGCAAGTAAAAGAAACCTGGCGCGACCTTGGCCCCGCAGGACAATTATTGGCCATCCGGCAATCGACTATTCTCGGTGATAGTATTTTTCTAGCCACGCAAAATGGTGTGCTGGCCGGCTTACTAACGGATAACCTACTTGACTTTGCCAATTGGAAAAGATTTAACCCGGGTGCCTTCAATTCCAGTGTAAAATCAATTGCTGCTTTTAATGGGAAAGTTTATGCCGCCATTGATGGGGCTGGTTTATATGCGAGGGAAAACGGCATATGGACTCTCGCCTACTTTCCGGGCTCAGGCTTTGGCGCTTTAACGACTACTAACAATTTGTTTATCACAGAAGGCAATAACCTGTGGTCGCTAAATCCTTCCGGAACGCTTACACAAATCCAGCATGAAAAAATTCAAAAGCCAGTGTATGCCCTCCAGGACGGCTCGGGAAAGTTTTGGATCGGTGATTTGCGAAATGGCCTGGTCTCCGATAAGGCCGGAAGTTTTCAGTCGTATATACCGAACGGCCCCACATTTTCTGGTGCCTTTCGGTTGGCTTTGAGCCCCTCCAATCAAGTTTTCGCTACAGCTGGAGGATATACGGTTAACTTTTTGCCGGCTGATAAAAATGAAGAAGTAAATGTATTTGCATCGGGCATGTGGAGTACTGCTGCTTCGCTGATCACCACCGATGTTACCGATGTTGACTTTAAGCCTGGTAAAATTTTTGCTTCATCTTTTGGTGGCGGACTTCAGGTAATCGATAACGGATCAAGTACAATTTACAACAACGGTAACAGTCCGCTTTCAACCAATAGAATCACGGCTATCGCCTCATCGCCAGATGGCCTTTGGGTAACCAATTATGGTTCTGCTTCATCGTTGCACTTATTAAAAAACGATAACACCTGGCAATCTTTTTCGTTTCCGGTGGTTGCAGCGCAATTCCCAACAGAACTTTTAATTGATCGGATTGGCCAGGTTTGGATGGTACTCAACCCTACGCAAGGCGGTGGCATATTGGTTTACAACCGCGAAAGAGCCCAACATGTTTACCTGAATGAAGTGGCCGGATCAGGCGCTTTGCCCAGCCGGTCGGTATTTTCAATTGCCAATGACCGCGAAGGCCAGGTGTGGGTAGGTACCAATGCCGGTGTTGCTTACTTTCCAAACCCTGCCCAGGTTTTTTCCGGAACTGTAAATTCTGCCAAACCTGTTTTTGAGGGTCGTTTTTTATTGCGTGATGAAACAGTAACGGCAATAGCGGTGGATGGCGGAAACCGAAAATGGATGGGTACACAGCGGGGGCTATGGTTGTTTGATCCGTTTGGTGAAAAACAGATTTTGAATTTTAATACCGCCAACAGCCCTCTGCTATCCGATCGGATTGTGGATATTGAAATCCAACCGATAACCGGTGAAGTATTTTTTGCAACCGATAAAGGTATTGCATCTTACCGTTCAGATGCTACGGTGAGTAAACCAACGTTCGACCTGGTGAAAATTTTCCCAAACCCGGTTACTGCTGAATTTACAGGCCAGGTTAGTATTTCGGGGTTGGCCACTGATGCCCGGGTGAAAATTACCGACATTGCCGGTAAGTTGATTTGGGAAACCATGGCCAGTGGCGGCACGGCCACGTGGCATGTTCGCGATTACAACGGCAAACGTGCAGCCACGGGTATGTACCTGGTAATCGCTATTTCACAAGACGGCTCCAATAGTGTGATCGGTAAGATTGCAGTAGTAAACTAA
- the recO gene encoding DNA repair protein RecO — protein MLNKTRGIVFRFTKFGDTSIIVNVFTEQFGLQGYIVNGVRTSSAKGKIALYQPLTLLDMVVYHKENAQVKRMKEVKCLHQYRTLHADVKKSAIAMFLAELLNRAVKDESHAHELYDFISHTLIGLDDAEKDFENFHLVFMVKLSRLLGFGAHDVQEVIGRRMVDSTLEDLLTELLAADFNTNLFLTVLQRRNLLDVLLNFYKDHLDSPAEFKSIPVLKEIFA, from the coding sequence ATGCTCAATAAAACCCGAGGTATAGTTTTTCGCTTTACCAAGTTTGGCGACACTTCCATTATTGTAAATGTGTTTACCGAACAGTTCGGCCTGCAGGGTTATATCGTTAATGGCGTCCGAACATCATCGGCCAAAGGAAAAATAGCACTTTACCAGCCACTTACCCTATTGGATATGGTGGTGTACCACAAAGAAAATGCGCAGGTAAAGCGTATGAAAGAAGTGAAATGCCTGCACCAGTACCGCACCTTGCACGCTGATGTAAAAAAATCGGCCATTGCCATGTTTTTGGCTGAACTGCTGAACAGGGCTGTAAAAGATGAAAGCCATGCACACGAATTATATGACTTTATATCCCACACATTGATCGGGCTGGACGATGCTGAGAAGGATTTTGAAAATTTTCACCTGGTTTTTATGGTGAAGCTAAGCCGGTTACTCGGGTTTGGTGCCCACGATGTGCAGGAGGTGATCGGTCGAAGGATGGTTGACAGCACGTTGGAAGATTTGTTGACTGAACTTTTAGCAGCCGACTTTAACACTAATCTTTTCTTAACCGTGTTGCAGCGCAGAAATTTGCTGGATGTATTGCTGAACTTCTATAAAGATCACCTGGATTCGCCAGCGGAGTTTAAGTCCATTCCCGTTTTAAAGGAAATATTCGCGTAA
- a CDS encoding response regulator: MKALVCEDDKVVLKVIEVAMAEEGIKATLVNNGQKALDLLAQNDYDLIVTDIHMPYVNGDAVLDFVHKGQGKKTPVIMISSDSQEEVVTMALNSGVHAFVSKPVSVERLRKVIREVRG; this comes from the coding sequence ATGAAAGCATTGGTTTGTGAAGATGATAAGGTTGTGTTAAAGGTAATTGAAGTGGCCATGGCCGAAGAAGGGATTAAGGCGACTTTGGTTAACAATGGTCAAAAAGCATTGGACTTGCTGGCGCAAAACGATTATGATTTAATCGTTACCGATATTCATATGCCGTATGTAAATGGTGATGCCGTGTTGGATTTCGTGCATAAGGGGCAAGGCAAAAAGACACCCGTTATTATGATCTCGTCTGATAGCCAGGAGGAGGTTGTGACCATGGCACTAAACTCAGGCGTTCATGCCTTTGTTTCCAAACCTGTTAGTGTTGAGCGTTTGCGAAAAGTTATCCGTGAGGTAAGGGGTTAG
- a CDS encoding response regulator transcription factor, with product MSKPSILVVEDDPNLGFVIQDNLGTKGYAVTLGRDGEEGLKFFHEQKFQLCILDVMMPKKDGFSLARAIREHDRDVPILFLTAKTMTEDKLEGFNTGADDYITKPFSLEELFCRVEVFLKRAKAATAPEKTISLGIYLFDYANFKLKNHVGERTLTSREAEVLRLLFMHRDRVLKRDEILKAVWGDDDYFLGRSMDVFISKLRKYLKDDPSVQIVNYHGVGFKLEIDPVANPLPHG from the coding sequence ATGAGTAAACCCTCCATACTTGTTGTTGAAGACGATCCGAACCTGGGGTTCGTTATTCAGGATAACCTGGGCACCAAAGGCTACGCTGTAACCTTGGGGCGTGATGGCGAAGAGGGATTGAAATTTTTTCATGAACAAAAATTCCAGCTTTGCATTCTGGATGTGATGATGCCTAAAAAAGATGGGTTCAGCCTGGCACGCGCCATACGTGAGCACGATCGCGATGTTCCCATTCTGTTTCTTACAGCCAAAACCATGACAGAAGACAAACTGGAGGGCTTTAACACCGGTGCCGATGACTACATTACCAAACCCTTTAGCCTCGAAGAACTGTTTTGCCGGGTAGAGGTATTCCTTAAACGTGCGAAAGCAGCAACCGCACCGGAAAAAACCATTTCCCTGGGCATTTATCTTTTTGATTATGCCAACTTCAAATTGAAAAACCACGTGGGTGAACGCACGCTCACATCGCGTGAAGCGGAAGTGCTCAGGCTGTTATTCATGCACCGCGACCGTGTACTGAAACGCGATGAGATCCTTAAAGCGGTATGGGGCGATGATGATTACTTTTTAGGTCGCAGCATGGATGTGTTTATCTCCAAGCTGCGTAAATATTTAAAAGATGACCCCTCCGTTCAGATTGTGAATTATCACGGGGTTGGGTTTAAACTGGAAATCGACCCGGTGGCTAACCCCTTACCTCACGGATAA
- a CDS encoding HAMP domain-containing histidine kinase, whose translation MKSSTIRLIVVLATISILGISVTQVYWVKRAFGLKEAEFDRQVNTALINVATQIFSLNNTPSPANNPVKQISTNYYVVMVNSEIDASLLEFLLRSEFERRNIQADFEYGIYDCTHEKMVYGNYVKLSDKASKREQNPNLPKWADAGYYFGVHFPNREAQILNQMGIWSFSTAVLLIVIVFFGYTLFVILKQKRLSEIQKDFINNMTHEFKTPISTIAVSTEVLKDTNIIQQPERLLQYATIIENENRRLKQHVERVLQMAKLDKEDVGLKKEVVNLHELIQEVVQSIGLALREKQGSIQLNLSAVSANLQADKHHLTNVIFNLLDNAIKYCTDKPSITIRTELKGEVLSLTVEDNGIGISDENKRRIFQKFYRVPTGNVHDVKGFGLGLHYVKQIVEAHRGRITVTSEPGNGCAFTILLPTT comes from the coding sequence GTGAAAAGTTCCACCATCAGGCTTATTGTTGTGCTGGCTACCATTAGCATTCTGGGCATTTCGGTTACCCAGGTTTATTGGGTTAAGCGTGCCTTCGGTTTAAAAGAAGCAGAGTTTGACCGGCAAGTGAATACGGCATTAATTAATGTAGCCACACAAATCTTTTCCTTGAACAACACACCTTCGCCCGCCAACAACCCGGTAAAACAAATTTCTACCAATTACTATGTGGTAATGGTAAACAGTGAAATTGATGCAAGCCTGCTGGAGTTTCTGCTGCGCTCGGAATTTGAAAGGCGAAACATACAGGCCGACTTTGAATACGGCATATACGATTGCACACATGAAAAAATGGTTTACGGCAATTATGTTAAACTAAGCGACAAGGCCAGCAAACGTGAACAAAATCCAAACCTGCCCAAGTGGGCCGATGCCGGTTATTATTTTGGGGTTCATTTCCCGAACCGCGAAGCGCAGATACTAAACCAAATGGGTATTTGGTCGTTTTCAACGGCTGTGCTACTGATCGTGATCGTGTTTTTCGGATATACCTTATTTGTGATCCTCAAACAGAAACGTCTTTCTGAAATACAGAAAGACTTTATCAACAACATGACGCACGAATTCAAAACACCCATCTCAACCATTGCCGTTTCTACCGAAGTGTTGAAGGACACCAACATCATCCAACAACCCGAGCGCTTATTGCAGTATGCTACCATCATTGAAAATGAAAATAGACGCCTGAAGCAGCACGTTGAACGTGTGTTGCAAATGGCTAAACTGGACAAAGAAGATGTTGGACTAAAGAAAGAGGTAGTTAACCTGCACGAGCTTATACAGGAAGTAGTCCAGAGCATCGGCCTTGCATTACGGGAAAAACAGGGTTCAATCCAGTTGAACTTATCGGCTGTCTCCGCTAACCTTCAAGCCGACAAGCATCACCTTACCAATGTAATTTTTAATTTGCTTGATAACGCCATTAAGTATTGTACTGATAAACCTTCCATAACCATACGAACCGAATTGAAAGGAGAAGTACTTTCCCTAACCGTTGAGGATAATGGCATTGGTATAAGCGATGAAAACAAACGAAGGATTTTCCAGAAATTTTATCGTGTGCCTACCGGAAACGTGCACGATGTAAAAGGTTTCGGCCTCGGCCTGCATTATGTGAAACAAATTGTAGAGGCCCATCGTGGAAGGATTACCGTGACCAGTGAGCCCGGAAATGGCTGCGCATTCACCATATTATTACCAACCACATGA
- a CDS encoding DUF1573 domain-containing protein translates to MKKTMILMLATIVAVVAVAQQLAVVTSPLPATTADAAFAWNETLYDFGKIKLNEPVAHTFTFTNSGDEPLLIATVQASCGCTVTEYTKDPIPSGGKGFVKATYNAAKAGVFSKTVTVTANTSESTVLLTIKGEVME, encoded by the coding sequence ATGAAAAAAACTATGATTTTAATGCTGGCCACCATAGTAGCAGTGGTTGCCGTAGCCCAACAACTGGCTGTAGTAACCAGCCCATTACCGGCAACAACAGCCGATGCAGCTTTTGCCTGGAATGAAACCCTTTATGATTTCGGTAAGATCAAATTGAATGAACCGGTAGCCCACACGTTCACCTTCACCAATTCCGGAGATGAACCGCTGCTAATTGCAACCGTTCAGGCCTCGTGTGGTTGCACTGTTACAGAGTATACCAAAGACCCGATTCCGTCCGGAGGAAAAGGTTTTGTTAAGGCTACCTACAACGCAGCTAAGGCTGGTGTGTTTTCCAAAACGGTAACCGTTACAGCAAACACCTCTGAAAGTACAGTGTTGCTCACTATTAAAGGTGAAGTGATGGAGTGA
- a CDS encoding phosphoenolpyruvate carboxylase, with translation MASAFDQIVSTRYHIYNSLFLNLPFSKIYRTGTLLPFVQQYAEEGFEKRKDPQEIMENFFADFAPKASPEERFDLLFSFIQYAERQVVLFDSIEDAAFDKVNDLHGKGTVSALLVRAASDEKKEKLRKKLEEFSVRVVLTAHPTQFYPGNVLAIINDLEEAIREDDLAGINQLLQQLGKTPIINREKPTPFEEAVSLCWYLENVFYHAAPQIVSRLLRELQVPVTAWKNFNLFRIGFWPGGDRDGNPFVTHDITLKVAARLRETILKCYHRDLRMLRRRLTFRGVDNLIVEAERKVYEAIYVDGKGYQQADELLTDLFRIRETIEADHEGLFLNQLDAFIVKVSMFGFFFASMDIRQDSRKNQLAWDELLRINKVKHVDSLSEEQKIKLILKTKIDLRKANVKDPFVRELIDSVFSIEKIQNQNGTQGCHRYVISNCGSARDVINVFQLARLAIGTKQGLALDIVPLFETIDDLKHAGEVMETLYAIPEYQKHLQKRGSRQTIMLGFSDGTKDGGYLRANWSIFRAKENLTRISRKHGITVLFFDGRGGPPARGGGNTHDFYASLGSSIEDHEVQLTVQGQTISSNFGKVTSCRFNLEQLLSAGIEQDVFGEESGDLTAEDKALLDSFADAGYRSYLGLKLHEKFVPYLEKITPLSFFGETNIGSRPVKRNASDGLKFEDLRAIPFVGAWAQMKQNIPGFYGVGSALEEMKSQGQFTKLKNLYRRSLFFRTLLANSMMSLTKTYYPATRYLSNDEEFGAFWNLMFDEFERSRKRVLEVASLDELMENNPVNRASVKLRERIVMPLIVMQQFALQRLRSGADKKYTAHYQKLVLRCMFGIINAARNSA, from the coding sequence ATGGCTTCAGCTTTCGATCAAATCGTTTCAACTCGGTATCACATCTATAACAGTCTTTTCCTGAACCTGCCGTTCAGTAAAATATACCGAACGGGCACGCTATTGCCCTTTGTTCAGCAATACGCAGAAGAGGGATTTGAAAAGCGTAAAGATCCGCAGGAAATTATGGAAAATTTTTTTGCCGACTTTGCCCCAAAAGCCTCCCCTGAAGAAAGGTTCGATTTGTTGTTCAGCTTCATCCAATATGCCGAACGTCAAGTGGTGCTTTTTGATTCCATAGAAGATGCTGCCTTTGACAAAGTAAACGACCTGCATGGGAAAGGTACAGTATCTGCCTTGTTGGTACGTGCAGCGTCTGATGAGAAAAAGGAAAAGCTTAGAAAGAAACTTGAAGAATTTAGTGTGCGGGTGGTGTTAACGGCACATCCCACGCAGTTTTATCCCGGCAACGTGCTGGCGATAATCAACGACCTTGAAGAAGCCATCCGTGAAGATGATCTTGCCGGTATAAACCAATTGCTGCAGCAACTTGGTAAAACCCCCATTATTAACCGGGAGAAACCTACGCCCTTCGAAGAAGCGGTAAGTTTGTGCTGGTACCTGGAAAATGTTTTCTATCATGCCGCGCCCCAAATTGTGAGCCGATTGCTCAGGGAATTGCAGGTGCCCGTTACCGCGTGGAAAAACTTCAATTTATTCCGCATTGGGTTTTGGCCGGGTGGCGATCGTGACGGGAACCCATTTGTAACACACGATATTACATTGAAGGTAGCGGCTAGGTTAAGAGAAACTATTCTCAAATGCTATCACCGTGATCTTCGCATGCTCAGGCGCAGGTTAACCTTCCGTGGTGTTGATAACCTTATTGTGGAGGCAGAACGTAAAGTGTATGAAGCCATTTATGTTGACGGTAAGGGATACCAGCAAGCTGATGAGCTTTTGACAGACTTGTTTCGCATTCGGGAAACAATTGAAGCAGACCATGAGGGATTGTTCCTCAACCAGCTCGATGCATTTATTGTGAAAGTAAGCATGTTCGGATTCTTTTTTGCCAGCATGGATATCCGCCAGGACAGCCGTAAGAACCAACTGGCATGGGACGAATTGCTGAGGATAAACAAGGTAAAGCATGTTGATTCGCTTTCGGAAGAACAGAAGATCAAACTCATTCTCAAGACCAAGATTGATCTGCGGAAAGCCAACGTGAAAGACCCTTTTGTGCGTGAGCTGATTGATTCAGTATTTAGTATTGAAAAAATCCAAAATCAAAATGGGACACAAGGTTGCCACCGTTACGTAATCAGCAACTGCGGCAGCGCACGCGATGTAATCAATGTGTTTCAATTAGCCCGGTTGGCCATCGGCACCAAACAAGGATTGGCGCTTGACATTGTGCCGTTGTTTGAAACCATTGATGATCTGAAGCATGCAGGAGAGGTGATGGAGACCTTGTACGCCATACCCGAGTACCAAAAACATTTACAGAAACGCGGAAGCCGGCAGACGATTATGCTTGGCTTTTCAGACGGCACGAAGGATGGTGGCTACCTACGCGCCAACTGGTCCATCTTTCGGGCGAAAGAGAACCTCACCCGTATTTCGCGCAAACATGGTATAACGGTTTTATTTTTTGATGGAAGAGGAGGGCCACCCGCACGCGGAGGAGGAAATACGCATGATTTTTATGCTTCATTAGGAAGCTCCATTGAAGATCATGAAGTGCAACTTACCGTTCAGGGGCAAACCATCAGCTCAAATTTCGGCAAAGTTACTTCCTGCAGGTTTAACCTTGAACAATTGCTTTCGGCTGGCATTGAGCAGGATGTATTCGGTGAAGAGTCGGGGGACCTCACGGCAGAAGACAAGGCCTTGTTGGATTCATTTGCTGATGCCGGCTACCGGTCATACCTCGGGTTGAAACTGCACGAGAAATTTGTGCCCTACCTTGAAAAAATTACACCGCTATCGTTTTTTGGGGAAACCAACATCGGGTCGCGGCCGGTAAAACGAAATGCATCGGATGGATTGAAGTTTGAAGACCTTAGGGCCATACCTTTTGTAGGTGCGTGGGCACAAATGAAGCAGAACATCCCCGGGTTTTATGGCGTGGGCTCAGCGCTGGAGGAAATGAAAAGCCAGGGCCAGTTCACTAAACTGAAAAATCTATACAGGCGTTCGTTGTTCTTCCGCACCTTGCTGGCCAATAGTATGATGTCGCTTACCAAAACGTATTACCCGGCCACCCGGTACCTTTCCAACGATGAGGAGTTCGGTGCATTCTGGAACCTGATGTTCGATGAGTTTGAGCGTTCGCGCAAGCGCGTATTGGAGGTAGCCTCATTGGATGAGTTGATGGAAAACAACCCCGTAAACCGTGCATCGGTAAAACTGCGCGAGCGCATTGTAATGCCATTGATTGTTATGCAACAATTTGCGTTACAACGGTTAAGGAGCGGTGCGGATAAAAAATATACCGCACACTATCAAAAGCTGGTGCTGCGTTGCATGTTTGGAATTATAAATGCCGCGCGAAATTCAGCATGA
- a CDS encoding DUF2071 domain-containing protein yields the protein MAASTFLKAEWRKLAMANYAVRPELLLPFMPAKTALDVWNNTCYVSLVGFMFLNTRVLGIKVPLHVNFEEVNLRFYVRYRDQDEWKRGVVFIKEIVPKHALTFVANTLYGEHYETMPMQHKWKTEGDTLHVEYRWKKSTWNTFAVQAQTKSVPLETGSEAEFITEHYWGYTKINPYKTSEYQVEHPQWEIYPVKNYTVNVDFAGVYGEEFAFLSTEKPVSVFLAEGSPIRVMRGKRI from the coding sequence ATGGCGGCTTCAACCTTCCTTAAGGCCGAATGGCGAAAGCTGGCCATGGCTAATTATGCGGTAAGGCCGGAGTTGCTCTTGCCATTCATGCCCGCCAAAACAGCGCTGGATGTATGGAACAATACCTGTTATGTTAGCCTGGTTGGGTTCATGTTTCTGAATACCCGTGTGTTGGGTATCAAAGTTCCCCTTCACGTCAACTTTGAAGAAGTAAACCTTCGTTTTTATGTACGCTATCGTGACCAGGATGAATGGAAACGGGGCGTGGTATTTATAAAGGAAATTGTTCCCAAACATGCCTTAACGTTTGTAGCCAATACGCTGTATGGTGAGCATTACGAGACTATGCCCATGCAGCACAAGTGGAAAACAGAAGGCGATACACTGCATGTTGAATACCGTTGGAAAAAATCAACCTGGAATACTTTTGCCGTACAGGCGCAGACAAAATCCGTTCCTTTGGAAACCGGTAGTGAGGCAGAATTTATTACAGAACATTACTGGGGGTACACGAAAATCAACCCGTATAAAACCTCCGAATACCAGGTTGAGCATCCTCAGTGGGAAATTTATCCTGTTAAAAACTATACCGTTAATGTTGACTTTGCCGGTGTATACGGTGAAGAGTTTGCATTCCTTTCAACTGAAAAACCGGTTTCTGTATTTCTGGCCGAAGGCTCCCCAATCCGGGTAATGCGTGGAAAAAGGATTTGA
- a CDS encoding superoxide dismutase, producing the protein MKKTNRRKFVQTTIKATVLTSIGMPAIITTSCSNKTAEEAAENNTTANASLAFAQIKLPYDYAALEPSIDATTMDIHYNKHHAAYIKNVNDAIAEEKISFGTEAEFFANTSKLSAKARNNGGGAWNHNFFWQVMKPGGGGIPSGKLADAFNGSFESFEKFKEQFTTAAITRFGSGWAWLVNDNGVLKIGSTPNQDNPLMDISDFKGTPLLAIDVWEHAYYLKYQNKRNEYINNWWSTVDWDFVSSRLQ; encoded by the coding sequence ATGAAAAAAACCAACCGCAGGAAATTCGTTCAAACCACCATAAAAGCAACCGTACTAACCTCTATTGGTATGCCGGCCATTATCACAACAAGCTGTTCAAACAAAACTGCTGAAGAAGCAGCAGAAAATAACACTACAGCAAATGCCTCCTTAGCATTTGCCCAAATAAAACTGCCTTACGATTATGCTGCATTGGAACCGAGCATTGATGCCACCACTATGGACATTCACTACAATAAGCACCATGCTGCTTACATAAAAAATGTAAACGATGCGATTGCCGAAGAAAAAATATCCTTCGGTACGGAAGCTGAGTTTTTTGCCAACACCTCAAAGCTTTCCGCTAAAGCACGTAACAATGGTGGCGGTGCCTGGAACCATAATTTCTTTTGGCAGGTAATGAAGCCGGGCGGAGGCGGCATACCTTCCGGTAAACTGGCTGATGCCTTCAACGGAAGTTTTGAGTCATTTGAAAAATTCAAAGAACAATTTACTACGGCCGCGATAACACGCTTCGGATCAGGCTGGGCCTGGTTGGTAAACGATAATGGGGTACTAAAAATTGGCTCCACGCCAAATCAAGACAACCCCCTGATGGACATCAGCGATTTTAAAGGAACCCCGTTATTGGCCATTGACGTTTGGGAGCACGCCTACTATTTAAAGTACCAGAATAAACGCAACGAGTATATAAATAATTGGTGGAGTACAGTGGACTGGGATTTTGTTTCCAGCCGACTTCAGTAA
- a CDS encoding isopenicillin N synthase family oxygenase, which yields MSEILYDEVPSLDLADFTSGDEAKKKKFVADLGAAYNNIGFVAIKNHYLTDDLSAKLYDVIKGFFALPDQVKQKYEIPGLAGQRGYIGKGKEHAKGRNTGDLKEFYHIGQEVEDDDPIKKEYPANVWPDELPEFKAIGLEVYRRLEKTGVHMLRAIALYLGLPENYFDAKVRHGNSILRPIHYFPIENPDAVPADAVRAAEHGDINLITLLMGASADGLQVLRRDGKWIPITALPEQLVVNVGDMLERHTNKKLKSTIHRVVNPPKEKMNTPRYSIPFFMHPRSEMNLAALPGCVDAEHPKLWPDITAGEFLDERLAEIGLKKK from the coding sequence ATGAGCGAAATACTTTATGATGAAGTTCCTTCCCTTGACCTGGCCGATTTTACCAGCGGGGATGAAGCGAAGAAGAAAAAATTTGTAGCCGATTTAGGCGCAGCCTATAATAATATCGGTTTTGTAGCTATAAAAAATCATTACCTCACCGATGACTTATCGGCTAAACTTTACGATGTGATCAAAGGGTTTTTTGCCTTGCCCGATCAGGTTAAGCAGAAGTATGAAATTCCGGGTTTGGCCGGCCAGCGGGGTTATATCGGAAAAGGTAAGGAGCATGCCAAAGGCCGTAATACAGGTGATTTAAAAGAATTTTATCACATTGGTCAGGAGGTTGAGGACGATGACCCGATCAAGAAGGAATACCCGGCAAACGTTTGGCCTGATGAACTACCCGAGTTTAAGGCGATTGGGTTAGAAGTTTATCGCAGGTTGGAGAAAACCGGAGTGCACATGCTGCGCGCAATTGCGTTGTACCTGGGCTTGCCTGAAAATTATTTTGATGCGAAGGTCCGTCATGGTAATAGTATTCTGCGCCCTATCCATTATTTCCCTATTGAAAACCCGGATGCCGTGCCTGCTGATGCCGTTCGGGCTGCGGAACATGGCGATATAAACCTGATCACCTTGCTGATGGGCGCCAGTGCGGATGGGTTACAAGTGTTACGAAGAGATGGAAAGTGGATTCCGATTACGGCTTTACCTGAACAATTGGTGGTGAATGTTGGTGATATGCTGGAGCGCCACACCAATAAGAAGTTGAAATCTACAATTCATCGTGTGGTCAACCCCCCGAAAGAAAAGATGAATACCCCCCGGTACTCAATACCTTTCTTCATGCATCCGCGTAGCGAAATGAACTTGGCTGCTTTGCCCGGCTGTGTGGATGCTGAGCATCCAAAACTGTGGCCTGATATTACGGCTGGTGAATTTTTGGATGAGCGTTTGGCTGAAATTGGTTTGAAGAAAAAATAA